From Drosophila subpulchrella strain 33 F10 #4 breed RU33 unplaced genomic scaffold, RU_Dsub_v1.1 Primary Assembly Seq354, whole genome shotgun sequence, the proteins below share one genomic window:
- the LOC119560945 gene encoding V-type proton ATPase subunit G: protein MASQTQGIQQLLAAEKKAAEKVAEARKRKARRLKQAKDEATEEIEKFRQERERAFKEFEAKHMGSREGVAAKIDADTRVKLADMDRAIQTRKEPVIQEILQYVYNISPEVHKNYNHK, encoded by the exons ATGGCCAGCCAGACGCAGGGAATCCAGCAGTTGCTCGCTGCCGAGAAAAAGGCAGCCGAGAAGGTCGCCGAGGCCCGTAAAC GCAAGGCAAGGAGGTTGAAGCAGGCCAAGGACGAGGCCACCGAGGAGATTGAGAAATTCCGTCAGGAGCGCGAGCGCGCCTTCAAGGAGTTCGAGGCCAAG CACATGGGCAGTCGCGAGGGCGTGGCGGCCAAGATCGATGCGGATACCCGCGTCAAGCTGGCCGACATGGACCGGGCCATCCAGACCCGCAAGGAACCCGTCATCCAGGAGATCCTGCAGTACGTCTACAACATCTCGCCCGAGGTCCACAAGAACTACAACCACAAGTAA
- the LOC119560612 gene encoding nuclear pore complex protein Nup58, which produces MFTPNTNASIGGGTAAPGAFAFGARPATTTAPPPSFGAATSTPSFGAGTLFAAPVATPAFGAPAATPAFGAPAATPAFGAAPSATPAFGAPAATSAFGAPAATPAFGAAPAAAPAFGAQAATPAFGAPAATSAFGAPAATQAQGFGAPAPAVGTVAPTFSFATPATSAPTTAPPAFGFGATATTAAAAMPASLGTGIGSFAFAKPQATTAASLNFNTTTTTATAQPFNTGLKLGTTNATTGIGGGGGIFGKPAAPAASTFVGLGGIDVSATQPKLGDNKQDGIKIKETQVPDEIVKTVDALKAYIKQQKTISSDIGRTSTSKFTNVSHEITNLKWALQNMANSVEGNNQQIRLMRQETAKAIQSLEMAQRTQDTPAGLQFEHSAPFQYFQCLVAKYEQDLIAFRQQIALTERHMHALSNPQSISPEDLKRGFRQLNESFISLAGRLHELHQRVEEQKEHYLNLRRYRLRDATNVFERIDNPPLPSVEPQRISSGPTPFSNISALMNKSYAAAASSASNAAAK; this is translated from the exons ATGTTCACGCCCAACACGAACGCCTCCATTGGGGGCGGCACTGCAGCACCAGGCGCTTTTGCTTTTGGCGCGCGACCAGCGACAACGACGGCTCCTCCTCCGTCCTTTGGAGCAGCCACCTCCACGCCGTCATTCGGAGCAGGCACCTTGTTTGCGGCTCCGGTGGCCACGCCTGCTTTTGGCGCCCCAGCTGCCACTCCCGCTTTTGGGGCTCCAGCTGCCACTCCTGCATTTGGAGCAGCTCCCTCTGCAACCCCCGCCTTTGGGGCTCCAGCAGCCACTTCCGCCTTTGGGGCTCCAGCGGCCACTCCCGCCTTCGGAGCAGCTCCAGCGGCCGCTCCCGCTTTTGGGGCTCAAGCAGCAACTCCCGCCTTTGGGGCTCCAGCGGCCACGTCCGCCTTCGGAGCTCCAGCTGCCACGCAGGCCCAGGGCTTTGGAGCACCTGCACCCGCCGTGGGCACCGTGGCACCCACTTTCTCCTTTGCCACTCCGGCCACAAGCGCTCCGACCACAGCTCCGCCGGCCTTTGGATTCGGGGCCACAGCCACCACCGCTGCAGCTGCGATGCCAGCAAGCCTAGGCACCGGCATTGGATCCTTTGCCTTCGCCAAGCCACAGGCCACCACGGCAGCTAGTTTGAACTTCAACACCACCACAACGACGGCTACGGCACAGCCCTTCAATACGGGCCTAAAACTGGGCACCACCAACGCCACGACGGGCatcggaggaggaggaggaatcTTTGGCAAGCCAGCTGCCCCGGCGGCCTCGACTTTTGTGGGTCTGGGTGGGATCGATGTGAGTGCCACGCAGCCCAAGTTGGGGGACAACAAGCAGGATGGGATAAAG ATCAAGGAGACCCAAGTGCCCGACGAGATAGTTAAGACAGTGGATGCCCTGAAAGCGTACATTAAGCAGCAGAAGACCATCTCCTCGGACATTGGCCGGACTTCAACCTCCAAGTTCACCAATGTGAGCCACGAGATTACCAACTTGAAGTGGGCCCTGCAGAATATGGCCAACTCGGTGGAGGGCAACAACCAGCAGATCCGGCTCATGCGTCAGGAGACCGCGAAAGCGATTCAATCTCTGGAGATGGCCCAGCGCACACAGGACACGCCCGCCGGCCTGCAGTTCGAGCACAGTGCTCCCTTCCAATACTTTCAGTGCCTGGTGGCAAAGTACGAGCAGGATTTGATCGCCTTTCGCCAGCAGATTGCCCTGACCGAGCGACACATGCACGCTCTGTCCAATCCGCAGAGTATTTCGCCGGAGGACCTGAAGCGCGGCTTTCGTCAGCTGAACGAGAGCTTTATCTCGCTGGCTGGACGTTTGCATGAGCTGCACCAGCGCGTGGAGGAACAAAAGGAGCACTACCTGAACCTGAGGCGTTATCGCCTGCGGGACGCCACCAACGTCTTCGAGCGGATCGACAATCCTCCGCTGCCATCGGTGGAACCTCAGAGGATTAGCAGCGGTCCAACGCCCTTCTCGAACATCTCGGCTTTGATGAACAAGTCCTATGCGGCGGCGGCCAGTTCCGCCAGCAATGCGGCAGCCAAGTGA
- the LOC119560613 gene encoding developmentally-regulated GTP-binding protein 2: MGILEKIAEIEREIARTQKNKATEYHLGLLKAKLAKYRSQLLEPSKKGEKGDGFDVLKSGDARVALIGFPSVGKSTMLSTLTKTESEAANYEFTTLTCIPGVIEYQGANIQLLDLPGIIEGAAQGKGRGRQVIAVARTADLVLMMLDATKPNVHRELLERELECVGIRLNKRKPNIYFKQKKGGGLSFNATCALTRCNEKMVQTILHSFKIFNAEVLFREDCTEDEFIDVVTANRVYLPCLYVYNKIDQISIEEVDRLARQPNSIVVSCNMKLNLDYMLEALWEALQLIRVYTKKPGAPPDFDDGLILRKGVSVEHVCHAIHRTLAAQFKYALVWGTSTKYSPQRVGIAHVMADEDVIQVVKK, from the exons ATGGGCATCCTAGAGAAGATTGCGGAGATCGAGCGCGAAATCGCGCGGACGCAGAAGAACAAAG CCACCGAGTACCATTTGGGCCTGCTGAAGGCGAAGTTGGCCAAGTACCGCTCCCAGCTGCTGGAGCCGTCCAAGAAGGGCGAAAAGGGCGATGGATTCGATGTGCTCAAAAGCGGAGATGCCCGGGTGGCTTTGATCGGCTTTCCCTCCGTGGGCAAGTCCACAATGTTGTCCACCCTGACCAAAACGGAATCGGAGGCGG CCAACTATGAGTTCACCACTTTAACCTGCATTCCGGGCGTCATCGAGTACCAGGGCGCCAATATTCAGCTGCTGGATCTGCCTGGAATCATCGAGGGTGCTGCCCAGGGCAAGGGGCGTGGTCGCCAGGTTATCGCTGTGGCCCGTACCGCCGACCTGGTTCTCATGATGCTGGACGCCACCAAGCCAAATGTCCATCGGGAGCTGCTAGAACGGGAGCTGGAGTGCGTGGGCATTCGGTTGAACAAGCGCAAGCCCAACATCTACTTCAAGCAGAAGAAGGGCGGTGGCCTGAGCTTCAACGCCACCTGTGCCCTCACGCGCTGCAACGAGAAAATGGTCCAGACCATCCTGCACTCCTTCAAGATCTTCAATGCCGAGGTGCTGTTCCGCGAGGACTGCACCGAGGACGAGTTCATCGACGTGGTCACCGCCAATCGTGTGTATCTGCCTTGTCTGTATGTCTACAACAAAATCGATCAGATCTCCATCGAGGAGGTAGACCGCCTGGCGCGCCAACCGAACTCGATTGTGGTCAGTTGTAACATGAAGCTGAATTTGGACTACATGCTGGAGGCGCTTTGGGAGGCACTGCAGCTGATTAGGGTTTACACAAAGAAGCCAGGTGCTCCGCCGGACTTCGACGACGGATTGATTCTCAGAAAG GGTGTCAGTGTGGAGCACGTGTGCCACGCCATCCATCGCACGCTGGCGGCACAATTCAAGTACGCCCTGGTGTGGGGCACCTCCACAAAATACTCGCCGCAGCGCGTCGGAATCGCCCATGTAATGGCCGACGAGGATGTCATCCAGGTGGTAAAGAAGTGA
- the LOC119560245 gene encoding phenoloxidase-activating factor 1-like — protein sequence MFFALKVCNLFLIQAFFLAHSAPNDCQPDEKYIKLYQCPHVYNTEMTSLMRREYGIDNFQYFQWICCPKPGNVLPNTDICGKSPAGYRIALGQETSPHEFPWMAMLLYRNNTSLDIIPSCAGSLINNRYVLTAAHCLAGMPDAFTLKSVRLGEHNIWETPSHMGNCNERSLRCAVPHFDVGVEESFVHRRYKKGAQRQMQHDIALLRLKMPVRFSNGIKPICLLRDHPALTNARLQIAGWGKMENGYLSAVLRKGDVTEVHPNRCSEMFRHLQFNYKTQICARGRNNVDTCEGDSGGPLMATMVKDRSEFTYQVGITSIGHSICGTIGYPAVYTKTKPFFNWIVSRMRP from the exons ATGTTCTTTGCGCTGAAAGTTTGTAATTTGTTCCTGATCCAGGCATTTTTTCTGGCACATTCAGCTCCAAATG ATTGCCAACCGGATGAAAAGTACATCAAGTTGTATCAGTGCCCCCACGTGTATAATACTGAAATGACGAGTTTAATGAGAAGGGAATACGGCATCGATAACTTTCAATATTTCCAATGGATCTGCTGCCCCAAGCCTGGTAATGTGCTTCCAAATACGGATATCTGTGGGAAGAGTCCCGCCGGATACCGAATTGCGCTAGGCCAAGAGACGAGTCCTCATGAGTTTCCCTGGATGGCCATGCTTCTGTATCGGAATAACACATCCTTGGATATAATTCCCTCATGTGCGGGATCCCTGATCAACAATCGTTATGTTCTGACCGCAGCCCACTGTCTGGCTGGCATGCCGGATGCCTTTACGCTCAAAAGTGTACGCCTGGGCGAGCACAACATATGGGAAACCCCATCTCACATGGGGAATTGCAATGAGCGCAGCCTCCGGTGTGCTGTTCCTCATTTCGACGTCGGCGTGGAGGAATCCTTTGTCCATAGGCGTTACAAAAAGGGTGCACAGAGGCAAATGCAGCACGACATTGCCCTTTTGCGACTCAAAATGCCAGTACG CTTTAGTAATGGAATCAAGCCGATATGCCTTCTAAGGGATCACCCAGCCTTGACGAATGCCAGGCTTCAAATAGCCGGATggggaaaaatggaaaatggataTCTTAGCGCAGTACTGAGGAAAGGGGACGTCACAGAAGTGCACCCAAATAGATGCTCAGAAATGTTTCGACACCTGCAGTTCAACTACAAGACCCAAATATGTGCCCGTGGCCGGAATAATGTGGATACCTGTGAAGGCGACTCCGGCGGTCCACTGATGGCCACCATGGTAAAAGACCGCTCAGAGTTCACATATCAAGTCGGCATCACCTCCATCGGACATTCAATTTGTGGAACTATTGGATATCCAGCTGTTTACACGAAAACCAAACCCTTTTTCAACTGGATAGTGAGTAGGATGAGGCCCTAA
- the LOC119560664 gene encoding uncharacterized protein LOC119560664, translating into MSINWIVWAKTNRNAGLQTEIGDDFLVIIEAQLGGATAAAEPDPKMIKLRPYVPSKRIAIRDSSIDEDASDDVEDEVFIKDARSAKRSEEQGLKRPLMAPRRKHSPGSGPGSGSGSTPIMKQHRRRRCCRCCEPFCYALAALTVLCALLSLAALMLTLFPLPLQRIRHWWRPDPAQLAAISAGASRIAYGSSMGSEFVPCTQISVQKRWTRSLARMNSESPLRAADLNGDGIKDVVFGYGVDDNIHYEGIPLPRCQSAQQGEEVPCEGGVVALNGLDGSTLWQSWSVANVFSLHCSADVDGDGGTDCVAAGRLGMIYAINGRTGSIIWRFRELEVETNSPIVMDLYTINVLRDLDGDSVPEIIAAHLEEREESKAGHIKLISGKTGKVIRSIPTPYREEMFVPIQLLTQADGTELLLIVTGGQNTPGGIYSLRLHSLMAHTSEKHFTPLHRQPGSGLMVPAVLTDLNGDGISDVVVAAFNRSVLAFDGAKYTMMWNYTFPASECVSAIVPGLFDHDNVTDFMVKYNTGPGFPVYYYSQTTILSGKNGQPLLSAVMTDAGGANSLLGGVSISQSFGGDFFLHWQLQCRNRPDARDAYEFVPDSDIILQARADTCRLRYNESTVLKLYGIARHIEPPGAVLFSTDDLEVRLNRTQRPAAAAGKKSPLKHPKLLKKLLDGNREQILRQVAAGKGLENGNGYSNGIGGATEQPGRRSKAHHRHNPLMEQQLQELLPQGAENELPSFGMGGGYPKEAYKEFKDYECLQLPPEGTNPLRVPEEYELVYNDEVPPLLEQSDRDRPIHLRSKYPSAGSRDVRSGFLEARGGTISTPTTQSTPSSTGQPMSAQSPLSLWDLELDNEAREQAVDAQEGNKKQKRRRKRRESASGTTTATGEDSPGREEYSGADWYLASISSTGVLLKALGNASSSLDFAFVLNIRESEAYPPLFSPQDLSCVEEKISAYKSYTIDNLRVLRKQFLKQCLSERLVDAEPALPKFESQLVVTRIGITCTCRSLRPGEVCSELDPLEAQRWTEFMGNSGQGFYANH; encoded by the exons ATGAGCATCAATTGGATTGTATGGGCCAAAACCAATCGCAATGCTGGCCTGCAAACGGAAATTGGCGATGATTTTCTTGTTATCATAGAG GCGCAGCTTGGCGGTGCCACCGCAGCAGCGGAACCGGACCCAAAGATGATCAAACTGCGACCATATGTGCCCTCCAAGAGGATTGCCATACGGGACTCGTCCATCGATGAGGACGCCAGCGACGATGTCGAGGACGAGGTGTTCATCAAGGATGCCAGGTCGGCGAAG CGCAGCGAGGAGCAGGGTCTGAAGAGGCCCCTGATGGCGCCGCGTCGCAAGCACAGTCCAGGATCTGGACCCGGTTCGGGGTCAGGTTCGACTCCCATTATGAAGCAGCACAGGCGGCGGCGCTGCTGTCGCTGCTGCGAGCCCTTCTGCTACGCCCTGGCCGCCCTAACGGTGCTCTGCGCCCTGCTCAGCCTGGCTGCCCTCATGCTGACGCTCTTCCCGCTGCCGCTGCAGCGCATCCGCCACTGGTGGCGCCCCGATCCCGCCCAGCTGGCGGCCATCTCAGCGGGCGCCTCCCGCATCGCATACGGCAGCTCCATGGGCAGCGAGTTCGTGCCCTGCACTCAGATCAGTGTCCAAAAGCGATGGACCCGCAGCTTGGCCCGCATGAACAGCGAGAGTCCTCTTCGGGCGGCTGATCTGAATGGCGACGGGATCAAGGACGTGGTCTTTGGTTACGGAGTGGACGACAACATCCACTACGAGGGCATCCCCTTGCCGCGCTGCCAGTCCGCCCAGCAGGGGGAGGAGGTGCCCTGCGAGGGTGGCGTGGTGGCCTTGAACGGACTGGATGGCTCCACTTTGTGGCAATCTTGGAGCGTGGCGAACGTTTTCTCGCTGCACTGCAGTGCGGATGTGGACGGCGATGGAGGTACCGATTGCGTGGCAGCTGGGAGGTTGGGG ATGATCTACGCCATAAACGGCCGCACTGGTTCCATAATATGGCGCTTCCGCGAGTTAGAAGTGGAGACCAACTCCCCCATCGTCATGGATCTGTACACGATCAACGTGCTGCGCGATCTGGATGGGGATTCGGTGCCGGAGATTATAGCCGCCCATTTGGAGGAGCGCGAGGAGTCCAAGGCGGGACACATAAAGCTGATCTCCGGGAAGACGGGCAAGGTGATCCGGAGCATTCCAACGCCCTACCGCGAGGAGATGTTTGTCCCCATTCAGCTGCTCACGCAGGCGGATGGAACGGAGCTCCTGCTGATCGTCACCGGCGGTCAGAACACCCCGGGTGGCATCTACTCCTTGCGACTGCACTCCCTGATGGCGCACACCAGTGAGAAGCACTTCACCCCGCTGCATCGACAACCGGGATCGGGCTTGATGGTACCGGCCGTGCTCACCGATCTGAATGGTGATGGTATCTCGGACGTGGTGGTGGCCGCCTTCAACCGGAGTGTCCTGGCCTTCGACGGAGCCAAATACACCATGATGTGGAACTACACCTTCCCGGCCAGCGAGTGCGTCAGTGCCATTGTGCCGGGCCTCTTTGACCACGACAATGTCACGGATTTCATGGTGAAGTACAACACGGGACCGGGATTCCCGGTCTACTACTACTCGCAGACCACCATCCTGAGTGGCAAAAATGGACAGCCCCTGCTGAGTGCCGTGATGACGGATGCTGGAGGTGCGAATAGCCTCCTGGGAGGGGTTTCCATATCGCAGAGTTTCGGAGGCGACTTCTTCCTGCACTGGCAGCTGCAGTGCCGCAATCGTCCGGATGCCCGGGATGCCTACGAGTTCGTCCCCGATAGCGACATCATACTCCAGGCCAGGGCCGATACATGTCGGCTGAGGTATAATGAGTCCACGGTGCTGAAGCTCTACGGGATTGCCAGGCACATTGAGCCACCAGGAGCGGTTTTGTTCAGCACCGATGATCTGGAGGTTCGGCTGAATCGCACACAACGaccggcggcggcggcgggaAAGAAATCTCCACTGAAGCATCCCAAGCTGCTTAAGAAGCTCCTGGACGGAAATCGGGAGCAAATACTTCGCCAGGTGGCCGCCGGAAAGGGATTGGAAAATGGTAATGGATATAGTAATGGTATCGGTGGGGCAACGGAACAACCTGGTAGGCGATCAAAGGCCCACCACAGGCACAATCCTCTGATGGAGCAGCAACTGCAGGAGCTATTACCTCAGGGAGCAGAGAACGAGCTGCCCAGTTTTGGAATGGGAGGAGGTTACCCCAAGGAAGCCTACAAGGAGTTT AAGGACTACGAATGCCTGCAACTGCCGCCGGAGGGTACTAATCCGCTGCGTGTTCCGGAGGAGTACGAGCTGGTGTACAACGACGAAGTGCCTCCGCTTCTGGAGCAGAGTGACCGAGACAGGCCCATCCACCTGCGGTCCAAGTATCCCAGCGCAGGGAGTCGCGATGTGCGCAGCGGGTTCCTGGAGGCCAGGGGAGGCACCATTTCCACCCCCACCACCCAAAGTACGCCCAGTTCCACCGGGCAACCCATGTCAGCCCAGTCCCCGCTCAGCCTTTGGGATCTGGAGCTGGACAACGAGGCGCGGGAACAGGCTGTGGACGCCCAGGAAGGCAACAAAAAGCAGAAGAGGCGTCGCAAGAGACGCGAGAGTGCTTCCGGAACCACGACTGCAACTGGCGAGGATTCCCCTGGGCGAGAGGAGTACTCCGGAGCGGACTGGTACTTGGCTTCCATCTCATCCACCGGCGTTCTGCTGAAGGCCCTGGGCAACGCCAGTTCCTCGTTGGACTTTGCCTTCGTCCTCAACATCCGCGAATCGGAGGCCTATCCGCCGCTCTTCTCGCCACAGGACCTCAGCTGCGTCGAGGAGAAGATCAGCGCCTACAAGA GCTACACCATCGACAACCTGCGCGTGCTGCGCAAACAGTTCCTGAAGCAGTGCCTCAGCGAGCGTCTGGTGGACGCGGAGCCGGCCCTTCCCAAGTTCGAGTCGCAGCTGGTGGTGACCCGCATCGGGATCACGTGCACCTGCCGCTCCCTGCGACCCGGCGAGGTCTGCTCGGAGCTGGATCCCCTCGAGGCGCAGCGCTGGACGGAGTTCATGGGGAACTCGGGACAGGGCTTCTATGCCAACCACTAA
- the LOC119560012 gene encoding glycine receptor subunit alpha-4, with amino-acid sequence MVVQIIILVICTICLKHYAKGEFQQSLAITDILPEDIKRYDKMRPPKKEGQPTIVYFHVTVMGLDSIDENSMTYVADVFFAQTWKDHRLRLPENMTQEYRLLEVDWLKNMWRPDSFFKNAKSVTFQTMTIPNHYMWLYKDKTILYMVKLTLKLSCIMNFAIYPHDTQECKLQMESLSHTTDDLIFQWDPTTPLVVDENIELPQVALIRNETADCTQVYSTGNFTCLEVVFTLKRRLVYYVFNTYIPTCMIVIMSWVSFWIKPEAAPARVTLGVTSLLTLSTQHAKSQSSLPPVSYLKAVDAFMSVCTVFVFMALMEYCLINIVLSDTPIPKPMAYPPKPVAGDGPKKEGEGPPPGGSNSTASKQQATMLPLADEKIEKIEKIFDEMTKNRRIVTTTRRVVRPPLDADGPWIPRQESRIILTPGVAPPPPPPQPAAPEPELPKPKLTPAQERLKRAIYIDRSSRVLFPALFASLNGIYWCVFYEYL; translated from the exons ATGGTGGTCCAAATAATTATTCTGGTGATCTGCACCATATGCCTGAAGCATTATGCCAAAGGAGAGTTTCA ACAAAGCCTGGCCATAACCGACATCCTTCCGGAGGACATCAAGCGCTACGATAAGATGAGACCACCCAAGAAGGAGGGCCAGCCCACGATAGTCTACTTCCATGTGACGGTGATGGGTCTGGACTCCATCGATGAGAATTCGATGACCTATGTGGCTGATGTGTTCTTCGCCCAGACCTGGAAGGATCACCGCCTGAGATTGCCGGAGAATATGACGCAGGAGTACCGATTGCTGGAGGTGGACTGGCTAAAGAATATGTGGCGTCCGGATTCGTTCTTCAAGAACGCCAAATCGGTGACCTTTCAGACGATGACCATACCCAATCACTACATGTGGCTGTACAAGGACAAGACGATACTCTACATGGTCAAGCTAACCCTGAAACTGTCCTGCATCATGAACTTTGCCATCTATCCGCACGACACACAAGAGTGCAAGTTGCAGatggagagct tgTCCCACACCACAGACGACCTGATATTCCAGTGGGATCCCACCACGCCCCTCGTGGTGGACGAGAACATCGAGCTGCCGCAGGTGGCCCTCATCCGGAACGAGACGGCGGACTGCACCCAGGTGTATTCCACGGGCAACTTCACTTGCCTGGAGGTGGTGTTCACCCTGAAGCGCCGTTTGGTCTACTACGTCTTTAACACCTACATACCGACCTGCATGATCGTGATTATGTCCTGGGTGTCCTTCTGGATCAAGCCGGAGGCGGCTCCGGCTCGCGTGACCCTGGGCGTCACCTCCCTGCTCACCCTCTCCACGCAACATGCGAAATCTCAGTCGTCCTTGCCACCCGTTTCCTATCTAAAGGCCGTGGACGCCTTCATGTCCGTCTGCACGGTGTTCGTGTTCATGGCCCTCATGGAGTACTGTCTGATCAACATCGTCCTGAGCGATACGCCCATACCCAAGCCGATGGCCTACCCTCCAAAGCCAGTGGCGGGCGATGGGCCCAAGAAGGAGGGCGAGGGGCCTCCTCCGGGGGGCAGCAATTCGACGGCCAGCAAACAGCAGGCCACTATGTTGCCACTGGCCGACGAGAAAATCGAGAAGATTGAGAAGATCTTTGATGAGATGACCAAAAACAGGAGG ATTGTGACCACCACTAGACGTGTAGTGCGCCCGCCGCTGGACGCCGATGGACCATGGATCCCGCGGCAGGAGTCGCGGATAATTTTGACCCCGGGTGTTgcgccgccgccgcctcctcCGCAGCCAGCGGCACCGGAACCGGAACTTCCGAAGCCCAAGCTGACCCCCGCCCAGGAGCGGCTCAAGCGGGCCATCTACATCGATCGATCCTCGCGCGTCCTGTTCCCCGCCCTCTTCGCCAGCCTGAACGGCATCTACTGGTGCGTGTTCTACGAGTATCTATAA
- the LOC119560080 gene encoding plasminogen, with translation MQAKVFLLCLALSLGTFLPARGQSDDPNDEEQPLHLTNDASFFQPHLHDRRLGRQLNEDLGLSQGSSSSGSSSSQSSSIYEDEDDVEGSSEYYDSDEEQSEGSNESLPRLLSQSAFNRISETLGALNHVGHMLVDITRGGQDQAKTEGVEKSEDQSKSDGSFGSTVTASSTTELAPSSTPSPLGKSEPLPGVSDKLMDPLPITLSANSLLPAGKPANLSVIQVATKRIGTDDSAPMFVENKELKLKKKKKKNKNKQKVKKPSEEGVPIPVVQGSVQQSQQKIKIPTTPRTTTTTTTEDPITLTPLDQLAEASDDAGTGKDVENYCKTPSGRRGRCEDLSSCPALLLNLSSLRESLCFKSLYVPGVCCPISASSTVLTTQKPLKLTTRPTTTTSTTKATQQPTKKTTVRPTTRPTSGLVLIPQKKPPTTTTTTTTEVPLEPEGLEEIGNNIVDPDECGQQEYSTGRIVGGVEAPNGQWPWMAAIFLHGPKRTEFWCGGSLIGTKYILTAAHCTRDSRQKPFAARQFTVRLGDIDLSTDAEPSDPVTFAVKEVRTHERFSRIGFYNDIAILVLDKPVRKSKYVIPVCLPKGVRMPPKERLPGRRATVVGWGTTYYGGKESTSQRQAELPIWRNEDCDRSYFQPINENFVCAGYSDGGVDACQGDSGGPLMMRYDSHWVQLGVVSFGNKCGEPGYPGVYTRVTEYLDWIRDHTKD, from the exons ATGCAAGCGAAGGTGTTCCTGCTCTGCCTGG CCCTCTCTTTGGGAACGTTTCTGCCAGCTCGAGGGCAATCGGATGACCCCAACGATGAGGAGCAGCCTCTCCATTTGACCAACGACG CGTCTTTCTTTCAGCCGCACCTGCACGACCGCCGACTGGGTCGCCAGTTGAACGAGGATCTGGGTCTGAGCCAGGGTTCGAGCAGTagtggcagcagcagcagtcagTCCAGCTCCATCTACGAGGATGAGGACGATGTGGAGGGCTCCAGCGAGTACTACGACAGCGATGAGGAGCAGTCGGAGGGCAGCAACGAGTCCCTGCCTCGCCTGCTCTCACAGTCCGCCTTCAATCGCATCTCGGAGACCCTGGGAGCCCTCAACCATGTGGGTCACATGCTGGTGGACATCACGCGAGGTGGTCAGGATCAGGCCAAAACGGAGGGGGTTGAGAAGAGTGAGGATCAGAGCAAGTCTGATGGATCCTTTGGCTCAACTGTGACTGCTTCCAGCACCACTGAGTTGGCCCCCTCTTCTACTCCATCTCCACTGGGGAAATCGGAACCACTTCCAGGAGTCTCTGATAAGCTCATGGACCCTCTACCCATCACACTCTCTGCCAATAGTTTGCTGCCAGCTGGCAAGCCAGCCAATCTGAGTGTTATCCAAGTGGCCACCAAGAGAATTGGTACCGATGACTCTGCGCCCATGTTTGTGGAGAACAAAGAGCTCAAgctgaagaagaaaaaaaagaagaacaaGAACAAGCAGAAGGTGAAGAAGCCCAGTGAAGAAGGAGTCCCCATTCCGGTGGTCCAAGGATCGGTTCAGCAATCGCAGCAGAAGATCAAGATACCAACCACTCCAAGAACTACAACCACCACCACGACAGAGGATCCCATCACCCTGACTCCCTTGGATCAGTTGGCGGAGGCTAGTGATGATGCAGGAACCGGCAAGGATGTGGAGAACTACTGCAAGACGCCGAGTGGAAGAAGGGGTCGTTGTGAGGATCTCAGTAGTTGTCCCGCTTTGCTCCTCAATCTCAGCAGCTTAAGGGAGTCCCTCTGCTTCAAGAGCCTCTATGTGCCGGGTGTGTGTTGCCCCATTTCCGCATCGTCCACTGTTCTGACCACCCAGAAACCCCTAAAGTTGACCACCCGGCCCACAACCACGACGAGCACCACCAAAGCCACGCAGCAGCCCACCAAGAAGACCACCGTTCGACCCACCACTCGACCCACTTCGGGCCTAGTGCTCATTCCCCAGAAGAAACCCCCGACCACTACGACGACCACCACCACTGAGGTGCCACTGGAGCCCGAGGGTCTGGAGGAGATCGGCAATAATATCGTGGATCCCGATGAGTGCGGCCAGCAGGAGTACTCCACGGGCAGGATTGTGGGCGGAGTGGAGGCCCCGAATGGCCAGTGGCCTTGGATGGCGGCCATCTTCCTCCATGGACCCAAGCGAACGGAGTTCTGGTGCGGTGGTTCTCTAATTGGTACCAAGTATATCCTGACTGCGGCGCATTGTACCAGGGATTCGCGACAGAAACC ATTCGCTGCCCGTCAGTTTACGGTACGATTGGGTGACATAGATCTCTCCACGGATGCCGAACCCTCTGATCCTGTGACTTTTGCCGTCAAGGAAGTGCGCACCCATGAGCG CTTCTCCCGCATTGGATTCTACAACGACATTGCCATTCTGGTTCTGGACAAGCCGGTGAGAAAGTCCAAGTATGTGATTCCCGTGTGCCTGCCCAAGGGAGTTCGCATGCCGCCCAAGGAGCGACTCCCTGGACGTAGGGCCACCGTCGTGGGTTGGGGAACCACATATTACGGTGGCAAGGAGTCCACCAGCCAGCGGCAGGCGGAACTGCCCATTTGGCGGAACGAGGACTGCGATCGCAGTTACTTCCAGCCCATCAACGAGAACTTTGTCTGCGCGGGATACTCTGATGGTGGAGTGGATGCTTGTCAG GGCGACTCTGGCGGTCCTCTGATGATGCGTTACGACTCCCACTGGGTTCAACTGGGAGTGGTTTCCTTTGGTAACAAGTGTGGCGAACCTGGCTATCCAG GTGTCTACACTCGTGTCACTGAATATCTGGACTGGATACGCGATCACACGAAGGACTGA